The following is a genomic window from Mustelus asterias unplaced genomic scaffold, sMusAst1.hap1.1 HAP1_SCAFFOLD_2988, whole genome shotgun sequence.
ccgtggcgggcgaggtggtaaaatgtgTCTGCGCTTAATTTCTAGCATAATGTGTGGCTGAACTTCAATGTTTTTGGCTTATTGCACTAGACCCATGCTGTTTTTCCCCAATATTAAGGgcgaaatggtggcacagtggttagcactgctgcctcacagcgccaagatcccaggttcaattccggcctcgggtctctgtctgcgtggagtttgcactttctccctgagtctgcatgggtttcctccagatactccggtttcctcccacagtccaaagaagtgcaggttagattgattggccatgataaattgaccctcgtgtcagggggattagcagggtaaatgcttggggttgagGGAGTcgggcctgtgtgtgagtgtggtcggtgcacactcaatgggccaaatggcctccttctgtactgtagggattctataaatataATTTACAAAGATCATCCATCCTCATCTCTCCCCATTTCCTGAGGTACTGTCCCCATTTCCTGATATTGATTTTTCAGTCACCCTGTCTCAGTGATACTGCAACcatccaactccattttccacgCAGTCTTCACATCCCTTCTCCAACTCTTACATCCCATGTGTCCGGATTGTTGCCAGTTCTCTGGGCCAGTGGGTGTGGTGGTGAGGATGTACAGGGGAAGACAGAACAGGAGATTTCCCAATGGTGGCAGCTGATGATGTCACAGGGTGAGGAGCCACTGCTGCGATGGGAAACTTGAAGTACAAAGATTCCCCAAACTGCTAAATTCAGGATGATGGACAATTCCAAGATGGCACCTACCTATCCAGAAGATGTTACACATCCCCTATATTCTTGTGAAGCTGGGAGAGTCGATTGTATGGCTGTTTCAGTCGATCTCACACCACAAAGTGTCTATTGCCCTCTAGTTCTTCGGAAGACTTTTTAACCTCCAAAATAGTATTTATAAGGGACAGATTCTAAACAAAAGTTCAGTGTTTTACTTGATTCAATAGATTTTATATTTTGCGGAACTGTATAAACAACAGAGCTGCCATTACTAAAATTTCAGATGAAAATCTCACACTTAGAAGAATTGTTTGACTCACTTTTACAATTCAAACCCTTGTCTGTGGATTCAGTTAATGATTTTCACACGTTGAAAATTTTGCATTTCAggtttttatttgattttatagCAGAACGTTGTACAATGTACTAAATCATTGGGCAAAAGTATTCTTGTCTTTCTCTGAGCAAAGCAATTCAACAAGTTATGAACTCAAACAGAGTGACtgaaagactctcaaccctcaatATATTTCTTCAGCCGTCATGTTGTAAGTTTGCACGCCAATTATTTTCTGAATCCAGTCCAGGTATTTCTTTGATATGAGAGTGTAAACCCCAGGCTTCTTGGCTGTTGGTTTTTTAGGGCCATATGACACAATCCCTTTGTACACACCTTTGCAAATTAAAGGACCACCTGAATCACCCTGGAAGAATAAAAGATGAAAAAGACAATAACTGAGCAGACTTGGTTAAATTTGAATCAGTTTAAATTGCAATATATTCATGTCATGTTGAGATGTTCTCAGTGTTTATGTACACATTATGGGTTACAATAATATCTGAAAAAATAGCATTGCATGAATCTGGTTGTTCCAGGAAATATCAGATCCTTTGATAGCTCTTGTAATCCTCTGTCAAATGTACCACCCAGTCATTAACCAACCCACTCTCTCTCAAATTTGCTGCTACATTCAGCCTTTACCACCCAACGGTCCATTTCATCCTCATTGAGGATGTCAAGAAACATAAAAGAATATTTACTGCATAGACataggaaaaatatttttacttaCCAAATCTGAAATTGGTAGTACACTGTCTCAACTCTCACCTTTCTCTCCCCATTATCTATGTTTTTTTTTCATAACCATGTGTCCCTGCATTTGGACTTGTCTTAGTACCAGGAGCTTCTGGCAACATATACTGCCattttaaaaatttgctcacAGGATTTAGGCATCTTATTTTTCTAGTCGCCAGAaggaaaatcaaaacaaaaacttatctttcacaaaaaaaaagagattggacctcagtgaccGGCATCCGCAAGTCCCAgtgggcctcagtggcctctgtgcatgcgctgGTCCTGAAAAGGCTGCACAAAGGCAGATCATTTTTTTCACCAATCTTTGGGTTCTGCTCACTGACAGGCCAGAGAATGCTGCATATGCAGAGTTACAATGGGCTTGTGAACCCCTGGtattctgttggcatggctggctatctgagagattgtgtggaaagcAAAATTTGAATACAAATGGAGAGGAACATCAGAAGGAGGGGTTGAAATGCTGGAGGTGGATTCTTGGTGAAGACATCCGGCGCAAGCATAATTTTGGAATAGATTCCAAGGCATTCTCTTCGGGAGCGGAGATAAGAGACCCTTGGGTGAAATGCAGCATTCAAATGAGAGCAGTTAGCTCGCAGTGTGTCAAGCGTCTGTGAGAAGTTTGTGAAGAGATCCAtagagtaaaagcaaattactgtggatgccagaatctgaaacaaagaccgaaaaatgctggaaaatctcagcaggtctaacagcatctgtggagagagaacagaggcaAAATTTCATGTCTGGATGATGGGATTACTTCTGACCCATTCGGTATCCATGGGAGTGATCTTGAGCTCATGCTTGCCATCTGTGGAAATGGTGGCAAGGACTCAAGATCAGGTGAAACCCAGAAGTCGCattataggccaggccaggtaaaggcAGCAGGTTTCTCTCAGTAAGAGGCATTTGTAAATCAGTTGGATTTTTACAAAAATTCCAAAAGTTTCATTGTAACTTTAAGTAATACCAGCTAACATAGTACACTCACTTTATTTGCGTCTTTCCTGCCTTGTCTGTCACCAGCACAGATCATGTCCTCTGTAATGTTAGGATTACCCCTGTAATTACTGTTGCATGTTTTGCGATCTACTACAGTGAGATCCACTTCTTGAAGTGTGTCAGATGGAGGATTTGAATTTGGTTTAGTTGCTCCCCATCCTGCCACTGTACAGTGAGTTCCGGGTTTCACATCCGCACCCTTATCGGCAGGTAGTTTGAGCAGGTTCACATATTCGTTGATCTTTGCTTCACTGGACAGCTGTGGTACAATAAGAATTAATTAATATTTTTGCTCTTCAAAACGTGAAGATCTCATAGTATTGATTTATTCCAAAATATATCAGTAATTTTCTCCTTGTGAGAAACCTGCCTTGCAAACATCTCCCCTCGAGGACTGAGTACTCTGACTTGGATCCGTCAATGGTTCCATGGGCACTGACTATCTCTGCTCTGGCTCTCCAGATGTTGTTTATCATTTATGGACCATGATGGTGATTGTTATTATCTGGAGGACCACAACTCAGCCCAACCCAATTCAGATCCAACATCCACACAGCAGCAATCACCGGACAATCTGGAGCAGGATTCCTAGTTGATGTCCTAACCTGAGGAGCAAAGATTGGTAAATGAATATGGCCTCTGATCGCTGTCTAACAACTGTTGCTGAAAAGTCCCCAGTGTGGATTCAGGATGAAGTCACAGGGCCAAGCAGCTTGT
Proteins encoded in this region:
- the LOC144490186 gene encoding granzyme K-like; the encoded protein is MEIQSHRRLEQQRNGKDSQSSKKQKCGKPGDISSRKFIRVVLGAHSLSRKEKTQQKLQVKKITHHPKFSFKTKANDIMLVELSSEAKINEYVNLLKLPADKGADVKPGTHCTVAGWGATKPNSNPPSDTLQEVDLTVVDRKTCNSNYRGNPNITEDMICAGDRQGRKDANKGDSGGPLICKGVYKGIVSYGPKKPTAKKPGVYTLISKKYLDWIQKIIGVQTYNMTAEEIY